From one Paeniglutamicibacter psychrophenolicus genomic stretch:
- a CDS encoding RidA family protein, which yields MTETTLIQNLTINPDSLGKPSGFAHGVLAGKTVYLGGQTALDKDMKIVPGNIVDQFKQAFSNVLATLVEAGGQPEDLVSVTIYLTDVDDYLANGREIGRLWREMAGSKYPALAGIGVSRLWQPEALIEIQGVAVIQDRA from the coding sequence ATGACCGAAACCACCCTCATTCAGAACCTCACCATCAACCCCGATTCATTGGGCAAGCCCTCCGGATTTGCCCACGGCGTGCTCGCCGGCAAGACCGTGTACCTGGGTGGCCAGACGGCCCTGGACAAGGACATGAAGATCGTCCCGGGCAACATCGTGGACCAGTTCAAGCAGGCGTTCTCCAACGTCCTGGCAACACTCGTCGAGGCCGGCGGACAGCCCGAGGACCTGGTGTCGGTGACCATCTACCTCACCGATGTCGATGACTACCTGGCCAACGGCCGCGAGATCGGCCGGCTCTGGCGCGAAATGGCAGGCAGCAAGTACCCGGCGCTCGCCGGCATCGGTGTCAGCCGCCTGTGGCAGCCGGAGGCACTCATTGAGATCCAGGGCGTTGCGGTGATCCAGGACCGCGCCTAG
- a CDS encoding cupin domain-containing protein: MNNPTPTIYRTEGENTVYANSDGVVVPVVTRKGEEDTNTAQSGDCIRVSGVSIQHTPATKLWFGQVSNTPGYRSLPHHHGEAETGGYVLRGHGRIYFGENYEQFLDMTAGDWVFVPPFMPHVEANMSITEDLVWLTARTPENIVVNLEEVADETLEGYRRA; this comes from the coding sequence ATGAACAACCCGACCCCCACCATCTACCGCACCGAGGGTGAGAACACCGTCTACGCCAACTCCGACGGAGTCGTCGTGCCCGTGGTCACCCGCAAGGGCGAAGAAGACACCAACACCGCGCAATCCGGGGACTGCATCCGCGTCTCCGGGGTCAGCATCCAGCACACACCGGCCACGAAGCTCTGGTTCGGCCAGGTCTCCAACACCCCCGGATACCGGTCCCTCCCCCACCACCACGGCGAAGCGGAGACCGGCGGCTACGTGCTGCGCGGCCACGGCCGGATCTACTTCGGCGAGAACTACGAGCAGTTCCTGGACATGACCGCCGGCGACTGGGTCTTTGTCCCTCCGTTCATGCCGCACGTCGAGGCCAACATGTCGATCACCGAGGACCTCGTCTGGCTCACCGCCCGCACCCCGGAAAACATCGTGGTGAACCTCGAAGAAGTCGCCGACGAAACCCTGGAAGGATACCGCCGGGCATGA
- a CDS encoding PaaX family transcriptional regulator, which produces MTTHVGDRKGPSETPVPRHHQLIVSLFGLYARQHGGALAVATIIDLMRDIGVESTGTRSSISRLKKRGVIDSVQVNGRNGYALASSVIATFIEGDERIFHPRRAKKGDQWLLATFTVPESQRNIRHKIRSSLVRMGFGSVTPGLWIAPGHLRDAVLAYFDTRGLNEYLEFFMADHVGGADLHKNIGSWWDLPALDSLYSDFLEHNRELLESWVQRDGFDADPDSDARAFGDYLVLVTQWRRLPYLDPGLPTEFLPDNWNALEAEHLFQQLHTLLAPRAQRHADRAIADHAVTA; this is translated from the coding sequence ATGACCACACACGTAGGTGACCGCAAGGGCCCCAGTGAGACCCCGGTACCTCGGCACCACCAGCTCATCGTCTCTTTGTTCGGTCTGTACGCACGCCAACATGGCGGTGCCTTGGCCGTGGCCACCATCATTGACCTGATGCGTGATATCGGGGTCGAATCCACTGGTACCAGGTCCTCGATCTCCCGCCTGAAGAAGCGAGGTGTCATCGACAGCGTGCAGGTCAACGGCCGCAACGGGTATGCCTTGGCGTCTTCGGTCATCGCCACGTTCATCGAGGGCGACGAACGCATCTTCCACCCCAGGCGGGCCAAGAAGGGCGATCAATGGTTGCTGGCGACCTTCACGGTCCCCGAGTCCCAGCGCAACATCCGTCACAAGATCCGTTCCTCGCTGGTGCGTATGGGCTTCGGCTCGGTGACCCCGGGACTGTGGATCGCTCCGGGCCACCTCCGCGACGCAGTGCTGGCCTATTTCGACACCCGCGGGCTGAACGAGTACCTCGAATTCTTCATGGCCGACCATGTCGGCGGGGCCGACCTGCACAAGAACATCGGATCCTGGTGGGACCTGCCGGCACTGGATTCCCTTTACTCGGACTTCCTCGAGCACAACCGGGAGCTGCTGGAGTCATGGGTCCAGCGCGACGGGTTCGACGCCGATCCCGATTCCGACGCCAGGGCCTTCGGCGACTACCTGGTCCTGGTCACCCAGTGGCGGCGCCTGCCCTACCTCGACCCGGGACTACCCACCGAGTTCCTGCCCGATAATTGGAACGCCCTGGAGGCCGAGCACCTCTTCCAGCAGCTCCACACCCTGCTGGCCCCACGTGCTCAGCGCCATGCCGACCGCGCCATTGCCGACCACGCGGTCACCGCTTAG
- a CDS encoding acyl-CoA thioesterase codes for MSSQIFLDAIDLTACEAEVFDTAFTAIPQYVPWPKAYGGDMVAQGASAMMRSVDGDRELHSMHSYFLRPVDMHVPVRYEVELMRDGRGYSTRQVRGFQNGKAVYTALGSFHVPETGPEQSSTAPAEFLDLDPETLASAASVLASAEGPAAEYWSTGRSFDMRHVPGALYLEVDGRPSAHQAVWVKAFTELPDDQITQRAALAYVCDYTILEPLLRTQNLSWSTEGLVTASLDHSMWFHRSGRVDDWVLYVQEAISSQNNRGLAIGRFYTRDGRLLATVAQEGMIRGPR; via the coding sequence ATGAGCTCACAAATTTTCCTTGATGCCATTGACTTGACCGCTTGCGAAGCCGAGGTCTTTGACACGGCTTTCACCGCCATCCCCCAGTACGTTCCGTGGCCCAAGGCCTACGGCGGGGACATGGTGGCCCAGGGCGCCTCGGCCATGATGCGCTCGGTCGACGGGGACCGGGAACTGCATTCCATGCATTCCTACTTCCTGCGCCCCGTGGACATGCACGTGCCGGTCCGCTACGAGGTCGAGCTGATGCGCGATGGCCGCGGCTACTCCACCCGCCAGGTCCGCGGCTTCCAGAACGGCAAGGCCGTCTACACCGCCCTGGGCTCCTTCCACGTACCCGAAACCGGTCCCGAACAGTCCTCCACGGCACCGGCCGAATTCCTGGATCTGGATCCCGAAACCCTGGCCAGCGCGGCCAGCGTCCTCGCCTCGGCCGAGGGCCCTGCCGCCGAGTACTGGTCCACCGGCCGGTCTTTCGACATGCGCCACGTTCCCGGGGCCCTGTACCTCGAGGTAGACGGCAGGCCCTCGGCCCACCAAGCGGTCTGGGTCAAGGCGTTCACCGAACTTCCCGATGACCAGATCACCCAGCGCGCGGCCCTGGCCTACGTGTGCGACTACACCATCCTGGAACCGCTGTTGCGGACCCAGAACCTGTCCTGGAGCACCGAAGGGCTCGTCACCGCAAGCCTTGACCACTCCATGTGGTTCCACCGCAGCGGGCGCGTGGACGACTGGGTGCTCTACGTCCAGGAAGCCATCTCCAGCCAAAACAACCGCGGCCTGGCCATCGGCCGCTTCTACACCCGGGATGGCCGGCTGCTGGCCACCGTTGCCCAGGAGGGCATGATCCGCGGACCGCGCTAA
- a CDS encoding LLM class flavin-dependent oxidoreductase, with protein sequence MDSTRQLHLNAFIYGAGHHTMGWRHPDSSADRVGDIAYYDELARLAESGCLDAVFFADGQSVNHEYAAGIPWFLEPVTALSAMARATKHIGLVTTISASFYTPFHAARLLASLDHISAGRAGINVVTSMFDAEARNHGMDALPGHAQRYERAEEFVDAMQGLWDSWSDSALVVDREAGQYLDPSQIRPINHDGKHFSVSGPLTVPRCPQGRPVLFQAGSSEAGRSFAARHAEAIYSVSWDRESALEYAADIRRRLEGVGRDGHSVPILPGLVTYIGATREEAREKKAALDAYLDIDSAIAQLNMFTGQDYTSHPLDDPVAQLPPVEGFSGPQGRYLTVQRIIETKQPTLRELLGFLAAGGGHATMIGTPTEVADEIEEWFTSGACDGFNLMCPSFPAGLDDFVELVVPILQTRGLFRSSYPGSTLRETLGLSRPARLEDVPVSG encoded by the coding sequence ATGGATTCGACACGCCAATTGCACCTGAACGCCTTCATCTACGGCGCCGGCCACCACACCATGGGGTGGCGCCACCCCGACTCCAGTGCCGACCGCGTCGGCGACATCGCCTACTACGACGAACTGGCCCGGCTGGCCGAGTCCGGCTGCCTGGATGCGGTGTTCTTTGCCGACGGGCAAAGCGTCAACCACGAGTACGCTGCGGGGATCCCCTGGTTCCTGGAACCGGTGACGGCGCTGAGCGCCATGGCACGGGCCACCAAGCACATTGGTTTGGTCACCACGATCTCTGCGAGCTTCTACACCCCGTTCCATGCCGCCCGGCTGCTGGCGTCCCTCGACCACATCAGTGCGGGTCGTGCGGGCATCAACGTGGTGACCTCCATGTTTGACGCCGAGGCCCGCAACCACGGGATGGATGCCTTGCCCGGGCACGCACAACGCTACGAACGCGCCGAGGAGTTCGTTGACGCGATGCAGGGACTGTGGGATTCGTGGTCGGATTCGGCGCTGGTGGTCGACCGCGAGGCCGGGCAGTACCTCGATCCCTCACAGATCCGCCCGATCAACCATGACGGCAAGCATTTCTCGGTTTCCGGCCCGCTGACGGTCCCGCGGTGCCCGCAGGGACGGCCGGTGCTCTTCCAGGCCGGGTCCTCGGAGGCCGGGCGTAGTTTTGCCGCCCGGCACGCCGAAGCCATCTACTCGGTTTCCTGGGACCGGGAATCGGCCTTGGAGTACGCCGCGGACATCCGGAGGCGTCTGGAAGGTGTGGGACGGGACGGGCATTCGGTTCCCATCCTTCCCGGGCTGGTCACCTACATCGGGGCAACCCGGGAGGAAGCTCGGGAAAAGAAGGCCGCATTGGATGCCTACTTGGATATCGACTCGGCCATTGCCCAGCTGAACATGTTCACTGGCCAGGACTACACCTCGCATCCGCTGGATGATCCGGTGGCGCAGTTGCCCCCGGTCGAGGGATTCTCGGGTCCGCAGGGCCGTTACCTCACGGTGCAGCGCATCATCGAAACGAAGCAGCCCACGCTTCGCGAGCTGCTGGGATTCCTGGCGGCCGGCGGCGGACATGCCACCATGATTGGCACTCCCACCGAGGTCGCCGACGAGATCGAGGAGTGGTTCACCTCCGGCGCCTGCGACGGCTTCAATCTCATGTGCCCAAGCTTCCCGGCGGGATTGGATGACTTCGTGGAACTCGTGGTTCCGATCCTGCAGACACGGGGCCTGTTCCGCTCCTCATACCCGGGCAGCACCCTGCGCGAGACCCTGGGCTTGTCCAGGCCAGCACGCTTGGAGGACGTACCGGTTTCGGGATAG
- a CDS encoding thermonuclease family protein: protein MGRGNRSGFAVIGVLLCAAVIVGYWLFMPKNDDPGHLSSSATVQHVVDGDTLYVLLGGERTKVRLLNVDAPELTHGDQPGQCFGQEASRYLSKKLPKGSTIQLAFDVERYDCYGRTLALVNYKGESINGSLVASGHAKAMKVEPNVQFYAQLLTAQKQAQRDNAGMFNPANGCN from the coding sequence TTGGGAAGAGGAAACCGCAGCGGGTTTGCAGTGATCGGCGTGCTTCTTTGCGCAGCCGTCATCGTCGGTTACTGGCTGTTCATGCCGAAGAACGACGACCCCGGCCATCTGTCGAGCAGCGCAACGGTTCAACATGTCGTTGATGGCGATACCTTGTACGTCCTGCTGGGCGGGGAACGAACCAAGGTCCGACTGCTCAATGTGGATGCGCCGGAGCTCACCCACGGTGATCAGCCCGGACAGTGCTTCGGCCAGGAGGCCTCTCGGTATCTTTCCAAGAAGCTGCCCAAGGGTTCAACGATCCAGCTTGCATTCGACGTCGAGCGATACGACTGTTACGGGCGCACCCTTGCCTTGGTGAATTACAAAGGCGAATCCATCAACGGGTCGTTGGTCGCCTCGGGCCATGCCAAGGCGATGAAGGTGGAACCAAACGTGCAGTTCTATGCCCAGCTGCTCACGGCACAAAAGCAGGCGCAACGAGACAACGCAGGAATGTTCAATCCTGCCAACGGTTGCAACTAA
- a CDS encoding fumarylacetoacetate hydrolase family protein — protein sequence MKLATVRHGGRTTAALVVAGGYQPLPARNLSELLALPGWKAILKEASSGHCGPDVLPASEVELLNPVPSPAKVICCGLNYSEHILEMGRELPSFPTLFAKFADTLTDPDAPIVADESVDLDWEAELAVVVGSTLKDASEDEAAAAIAGYTVANDISMRDWQRRTLQWFQGKAFDRTTPLGPVLVTADALDPEAGLEVICTLNGEEVQRGNTKTLVFSAAKLLSYISTFTVLRPGDVVLTGTPGGVGMGMVPPRFLKDGDELVTEIPGIGTLSNRISLRINASL from the coding sequence ATGAAACTCGCAACGGTTCGACATGGTGGGCGCACCACCGCCGCATTGGTGGTGGCAGGCGGATACCAGCCGCTGCCCGCACGCAATCTCAGCGAGTTGCTTGCCCTTCCCGGGTGGAAGGCGATCCTCAAGGAAGCTTCTTCCGGCCACTGTGGTCCCGATGTCCTGCCCGCATCCGAGGTCGAGCTGTTGAACCCGGTGCCGAGCCCGGCGAAGGTCATTTGCTGCGGCCTGAACTATTCGGAGCACATCCTGGAAATGGGACGCGAGCTCCCCTCATTCCCCACGCTCTTTGCAAAGTTCGCCGACACCCTCACCGACCCCGATGCCCCGATCGTCGCCGACGAATCGGTGGACCTGGACTGGGAGGCCGAGCTGGCCGTGGTTGTCGGATCCACCCTGAAGGACGCCTCCGAGGACGAGGCGGCAGCCGCCATCGCCGGTTACACCGTGGCCAACGACATTTCCATGCGCGACTGGCAGCGCCGCACACTGCAGTGGTTCCAGGGCAAGGCCTTTGACCGCACAACGCCACTGGGCCCCGTGTTGGTCACCGCCGACGCGCTGGACCCGGAGGCCGGCCTCGAGGTCATCTGCACCCTCAACGGCGAAGAGGTCCAGCGCGGCAACACCAAGACCCTGGTCTTCTCCGCCGCCAAACTCCTGTCCTACATCTCCACCTTCACCGTGCTGCGCCCCGGCGACGTCGTTCTCACCGGAACCCCCGGCGGGGTCGGCATGGGCATGGTCCCGCCGCGCTTCCTGAAGGACGGGGACGAGCTTGTCACCGAGATCCCCGGAATCGGAACCCTGTCCAACCGCATCAGCCTGCGAATCAACGCTTCACTCTAG
- a CDS encoding D-2-hydroxyacid dehydrogenase produces the protein MRPQVLICSYLQEELVGRLIDATPEVEVIYRPELLPVPQFEADHWGKPRELTEGQLAEWQRHLANATIMFDFDWWQPRDWQEHSPRLEWIQASQAGVGARAAAMGHTDDKVRITTAAGVHAKPLAEFALAGLLYFIRELPRLESQRKAHRWTNGASKTLHGLRALIIGAGSIGSEVAKTLSFMGVSCDGTTRAGRLLDKPFERSVGLQECQLGEYDIVVLACPLTEETAGLMDKRRLSDMKQGAFLVNLARGPVIDQEALLDVLATGHLGGAVLDVANPEPLPAGHPLWDAPNLILSPHTAANVDAENSRLVELFTKNLRRYLDGEALFNTYDPLQGY, from the coding sequence ATGCGCCCACAGGTCTTGATTTGTTCGTATCTCCAGGAAGAGCTGGTTGGCCGGCTGATCGATGCCACTCCCGAGGTCGAGGTCATTTACCGGCCCGAACTGTTGCCGGTCCCGCAATTCGAGGCTGACCACTGGGGCAAGCCTCGTGAACTCACCGAAGGACAGTTGGCCGAGTGGCAGAGGCACCTGGCCAATGCCACCATCATGTTCGACTTCGACTGGTGGCAACCGCGCGATTGGCAAGAACACAGCCCACGGCTCGAATGGATCCAGGCTTCGCAGGCCGGAGTCGGTGCCCGGGCAGCAGCGATGGGGCACACCGACGACAAGGTTCGCATCACCACGGCTGCGGGCGTGCATGCCAAGCCCTTGGCGGAATTTGCCTTGGCCGGGCTGCTTTATTTCATCCGAGAACTTCCACGCCTCGAATCCCAGCGAAAGGCACACCGTTGGACAAACGGTGCGTCGAAGACCCTTCACGGACTTCGTGCCCTGATCATCGGGGCGGGCAGCATTGGTAGCGAAGTAGCCAAGACCTTGAGCTTCATGGGAGTCAGCTGCGACGGGACCACCCGAGCGGGCAGACTGCTGGACAAGCCATTTGAACGCTCCGTCGGCCTGCAGGAATGTCAGCTGGGGGAGTACGACATCGTGGTTCTTGCCTGCCCGCTGACAGAAGAAACCGCGGGGCTCATGGACAAACGGAGGCTGTCCGACATGAAGCAAGGGGCATTTCTCGTAAATCTGGCCCGCGGCCCGGTCATCGACCAGGAAGCCCTTCTCGATGTGCTCGCCACAGGGCACCTTGGCGGGGCCGTTCTTGACGTGGCAAATCCGGAACCACTGCCAGCCGGGCACCCCTTGTGGGACGCCCCGAACCTGATTCTCTCCCCTCATACCGCCGCAAACGTGGACGCGGAGAATTCACGCCTGGTGGAACTCTTCACGAAAAACCTGCGCCGCTACCTGGACGGAGAGGCATTGTTCAATACCTATGACCCGTTGCAGGGGTATTAG
- a CDS encoding PLDc N-terminal domain-containing protein encodes MAQKKRWNELSVVSRWRIVVLGIIQLALQFVALRDLVKRPASDVRGAKGAWAAASFINFLGPVAYLVFGRHIKK; translated from the coding sequence ATGGCGCAGAAGAAACGCTGGAACGAACTTTCTGTAGTTTCACGCTGGCGCATCGTTGTCTTGGGCATCATCCAGCTGGCCTTGCAGTTCGTCGCCTTGCGCGATCTGGTCAAGCGCCCAGCCTCCGATGTTCGGGGGGCCAAGGGTGCCTGGGCTGCCGCATCGTTCATTAATTTCCTGGGCCCCGTCGCTTACCTGGTTTTCGGCCGGCACATCAAAAAGTAA
- a CDS encoding response regulator transcription factor: MRVHLADSDYFLRLGLESLLAASPDVQLEQVTGTGNDAVDAALEKRPDLVLMESSLSNMCSVEATRRIVSAAPETKVVMLSATHDIETMARAHSAGACSYLAKNSISTDLGSALRMIHSGNMIFSKPTDADQFPPHSTSKYDLKSQLLRQTGPRDRRILQALSEGLTNVQIAALLHVSEGTVKAQLAKNHGATWRQQPCPARCLGRSGRATRRIAHDRATGCRPLASCNAPSLNLGQN, encoded by the coding sequence ATACGAGTCCATCTTGCAGATAGTGACTACTTTCTTCGACTTGGCCTGGAAAGTCTTTTGGCTGCAAGCCCGGATGTCCAACTTGAACAGGTTACCGGCACCGGCAACGACGCAGTTGACGCGGCACTCGAGAAGAGACCCGACTTGGTTCTCATGGAAAGCAGTCTCAGCAACATGTGCAGCGTGGAAGCTACCCGGCGGATCGTGTCGGCGGCCCCTGAGACGAAAGTGGTGATGCTTTCGGCGACCCACGATATCGAGACCATGGCCAGGGCCCATTCGGCGGGTGCCTGTAGCTACCTGGCCAAGAATTCGATTTCAACAGACCTGGGCTCCGCGCTTCGAATGATCCACTCGGGAAACATGATTTTCTCCAAGCCCACGGATGCGGACCAGTTCCCGCCCCACTCCACGAGCAAGTATGACTTGAAATCGCAACTATTGCGTCAGACCGGACCTCGAGATCGACGCATACTTCAAGCACTGTCAGAAGGCCTCACCAACGTCCAAATCGCCGCATTGCTCCATGTCAGTGAGGGCACGGTCAAGGCGCAACTGGCAAAAAATCATGGAGCCACTTGGCGTCAGCAACCGTGTCCAGCTCGCTGTCTTGGCCGTTCAGGCCGGGCTACTCGAAGAATTGCGCACGACCGTGCCACTGGGTGTCGGCCGCTTGCGTCATGCAACGCCCCGAGCCTAAATCTTGGCCAGAACTAA
- a CDS encoding RNA-binding S4 domain-containing protein: MKQESRAVRIDAWLWSIRIYKTRSAATTACRAGHVRLNDKPAKAAQIVVPGDTIRVRQAGFDRIVEVTAVIAKRVGADIAARCYVDHTPVRPKEVIPQVPIRDRGAGRPTKKDRREMERLRDNFR, from the coding sequence GTGAAGCAAGAATCAAGAGCCGTCAGAATCGACGCCTGGCTATGGTCGATTCGAATCTACAAGACCCGCTCGGCGGCGACCACGGCGTGCAGAGCCGGCCACGTACGCCTGAACGACAAGCCAGCGAAAGCGGCACAAATTGTTGTTCCGGGCGACACCATCAGGGTCAGGCAGGCAGGTTTCGACCGGATCGTGGAAGTTACGGCAGTGATTGCCAAAAGGGTCGGTGCCGACATCGCAGCACGCTGCTACGTTGACCACACACCTGTCCGGCCCAAGGAAGTCATCCCCCAGGTCCCGATCAGGGACAGGGGCGCGGGTCGACCGACGAAGAAGGATCGGCGTGAGATGGAACGGCTTCGCGACAATTTCCGTTAG
- a CDS encoding AMP-binding protein, producing the protein MELSLSSHQDTFTRDHLPPHELWPTLEFTLPELQYPERLNAATVLIDDAVAKFGAESPALLAPDGTVQSYGELLTRSNQVAQVLVEDFGIVPGNRVMLRAPNNAWLVACWLGVLKAGAVVVTTMPALRAPEIAKLAQLTKPALMLCDHRFLDDARDAAGSSYPVVAVGSQDPADLVALSGSRSGEFANVDTAADDVALLGPTSGTTGVPKITMHFHRDILANADTFARHILAPTPDDVFAGSPPLAFTFGLGGLVVFPLRFGASTLLTERTTPVELAQFSHDAGATILFTAPTAYRAILKEGKAELLRPLRIAVSAGEHLPAATWEAVKDATGLELIDGIGSTELLHVFISAAGADIRPGTTGTAVPGYRATILDLDGNELGPDEVGRLAVIGPTGCRYLDDERQHAYVSNGWNVTGDTFVRDADGYFTYQARSDNMIISSGYNIGGPEVEEAIIQHPDVMETAVVARPDEHRGSVVCAFVVLVDGVTGSPEKAKELQDFVKTVIAPYKYPREVRFVDELPRNPSGKLQHFKLREALAQSPAS; encoded by the coding sequence ATGGAATTATCGCTTTCGTCCCATCAAGACACCTTCACGCGCGACCACCTGCCGCCACACGAGCTGTGGCCAACCCTGGAGTTCACGCTGCCCGAGCTGCAATACCCCGAAAGGCTCAACGCCGCGACGGTGCTGATCGACGACGCCGTGGCAAAGTTCGGGGCCGAATCCCCGGCACTGCTGGCTCCCGACGGAACCGTGCAAAGCTACGGGGAGCTGCTCACCCGTTCCAACCAGGTCGCCCAGGTGCTGGTCGAGGACTTCGGGATCGTCCCCGGAAACCGGGTCATGCTCCGGGCCCCCAACAATGCCTGGCTCGTGGCATGCTGGCTCGGGGTTCTGAAGGCCGGCGCCGTGGTGGTCACCACCATGCCTGCCCTGCGCGCCCCGGAAATCGCCAAGCTGGCCCAGCTGACCAAACCCGCCCTGATGCTGTGCGACCACCGCTTCCTGGATGACGCCCGCGACGCCGCGGGTTCCTCCTACCCCGTCGTGGCAGTCGGATCCCAGGACCCGGCGGATCTGGTGGCGCTCTCCGGCTCCAGGTCCGGCGAGTTCGCCAACGTCGACACCGCGGCCGACGACGTGGCCCTGCTGGGCCCGACCTCCGGGACCACCGGGGTCCCGAAGATCACCATGCACTTCCACCGCGACATCCTGGCCAACGCGGACACCTTCGCCCGGCACATCCTGGCCCCGACGCCCGACGACGTATTCGCAGGCTCTCCTCCCCTGGCCTTCACCTTTGGCCTGGGCGGGCTGGTCGTCTTCCCGCTGCGCTTCGGCGCCAGCACCCTGCTCACCGAGCGCACCACCCCGGTGGAGCTGGCGCAGTTCTCCCACGACGCCGGTGCCACGATCCTCTTCACGGCACCCACCGCCTACCGCGCCATCCTCAAGGAGGGCAAGGCCGAGTTGCTGCGCCCGCTGCGCATCGCCGTCTCGGCCGGCGAACACCTTCCGGCGGCCACCTGGGAGGCTGTCAAGGACGCCACCGGTCTGGAGCTGATCGACGGGATCGGTTCGACCGAGCTGCTGCACGTGTTCATCTCCGCCGCCGGGGCGGACATCCGCCCCGGCACCACCGGGACGGCGGTCCCCGGCTACCGCGCAACGATTCTTGACCTTGACGGCAACGAACTCGGGCCGGACGAGGTCGGGCGCCTCGCGGTCATCGGCCCCACGGGCTGCCGGTACCTCGATGACGAGCGCCAGCACGCCTACGTTTCCAACGGCTGGAACGTCACCGGGGACACCTTCGTGCGCGACGCCGACGGCTACTTCACCTACCAGGCACGCAGCGACAACATGATCATTTCCTCCGGCTACAACATCGGCGGGCCCGAGGTCGAGGAAGCCATCATCCAGCACCCAGACGTGATGGAAACCGCCGTCGTCGCACGGCCCGACGAACACCGCGGCTCGGTGGTCTGCGCCTTCGTGGTGCTGGTCGACGGGGTCACCGGTTCGCCCGAGAAGGCCAAGGAACTCCAGGACTTCGTCAAGACCGTCATCGCACCGTACAAGTACCCGCGCGAGGTCCGCTTCGTCGATGAGCTGCCCCGCAACCCCAGCGGCAAGCTCCAGCACTTCAAGCTGCGCGAGGCATTGGCCCAATCCCCGGCCTCCTAA
- a CDS encoding 3-oxoacyl-ACP reductase, producing the protein MLIKDQIVLITGSGRGLGTDLARAFAREGARLVLNYRSSESAAQELATEIGADRAIAVRADVSDPKQVAGMVATAQAHFGAPITTVINNALPDFSFNGDARSKADGIGYTEFGAQFTGIIGGALNTIQATLPGMKSAGFGNIVNIGTNLFQNPVVPYHDYTAAKAALLSLTRTFASDLGPENIRVNMISGGLLRTTDASAATPEEVFDLIAGSTPLRRVTTPTEFADAALLFASPWSRAVTGQNLVVDGGLVMN; encoded by the coding sequence ATGCTCATCAAGGACCAAATCGTACTTATCACCGGTTCCGGCCGCGGGCTGGGGACCGACCTGGCCCGCGCCTTCGCCCGCGAGGGCGCACGCCTCGTGCTGAACTACCGCTCCAGTGAATCCGCGGCCCAGGAACTGGCCACCGAAATCGGGGCGGATCGCGCGATCGCGGTCCGCGCCGACGTCTCTGACCCGAAGCAGGTCGCCGGGATGGTTGCCACGGCACAGGCACACTTTGGCGCCCCGATCACCACGGTGATCAACAATGCCCTGCCGGACTTTTCGTTCAACGGCGATGCCCGCTCCAAGGCGGACGGGATCGGCTACACGGAATTCGGGGCACAATTCACCGGCATCATCGGTGGTGCCCTGAACACCATCCAAGCGACCTTGCCGGGCATGAAATCCGCGGGCTTCGGCAACATCGTCAACATCGGCACCAACCTCTTCCAAAACCCCGTGGTCCCGTACCACGACTACACCGCGGCCAAGGCAGCCTTGTTGTCCCTGACCCGCACGTTCGCCTCGGACCTGGGCCCGGAGAACATCCGCGTCAACATGATCTCCGGCGGACTGCTGCGCACCACCGATGCCTCGGCCGCCACCCCGGAAGAGGTCTTTGACCTGATCGCCGGATCCACTCCCCTGCGCCGCGTCACCACTCCGACCGAGTTCGCCGATGCTGCCCTGCTGTTTGCCTCCCCGTGGTCGCGGGCGGTGACCGGGCAGAACCTGGTTGTCGACGGCGGCCTGGTAATGAACTAG